The following are from one region of the Alicyclobacillus fastidiosus genome:
- a CDS encoding N-acetyltransferase: protein MEVRKAASADVESMQQLIQQFADVGLMLPRTIKSLCEHLQSFTVAVEDGRVVGVAGLHVLWKDLAEIRSLAVDPQVHGQGVGRKVVEHLLHEAEHLGIAQVLSLTYQTGFFEKLNFHVVRKENLPHKVWKDCIYCKKFYHCDEVAMVYYTQHYGTFQAVREA from the coding sequence GTGGAAGTCCGTAAAGCGGCATCGGCCGATGTCGAGAGCATGCAACAACTTATACAACAGTTTGCGGATGTTGGACTCATGCTTCCACGAACCATCAAATCCTTGTGCGAACATTTACAATCGTTCACGGTCGCCGTCGAGGATGGTCGCGTCGTGGGTGTGGCAGGCCTACATGTACTTTGGAAAGACCTTGCAGAAATTCGATCACTCGCTGTAGATCCACAGGTCCATGGCCAAGGCGTCGGGCGCAAGGTCGTCGAGCATCTCCTTCACGAGGCTGAACACCTAGGAATTGCACAAGTTTTGTCGTTGACATACCAAACGGGGTTCTTCGAGAAGCTGAATTTCCACGTCGTACGTAAAGAGAATTTGCCACATAAAGTCTGGAAGGACTGCATTTACTGCAAGAAGTTTTACCACTGCGATGAGGTAGCCATGGTATATTATACACAACATTACGGCACTTTCCAAGCCGTCAGAGAAGCGTGA
- a CDS encoding acetylornithine/succinylornithine family transaminase yields the protein MNSTKSATLSHPDSLFNNYGTRNLSMVRGEGVFLYDDTGARYLDFTAGIAVCNLGHAHIGLAQVIAQQVQTLMHTSNLFLIPGQVALADKLAGIAGLAEDAKVLFVNSGTEANEAALKLARKYHAAVAQTNRTKVLSLPGAFHGRTMGALSLTPKAAYHNGFTPLVPDCLTPNSLDEVLASIDTDVAACIVEVVQGEKGVYPLEAQYLQELSKRLREVGALLIVDEVQTGVGRTGTFFAYEQVGIQPDIVTLAKGLGNGFPVGAVIARESVAAAFTPGAHGTTFGGSPLAMAVGNYVFDTVTETGFLEGVNRVGKALEQVLSGHFEHVSGRGLMWGFDVADAASFTSRAADCGLLVTKCSDTRIRVVPPLILEESHVQMFEKIVQEII from the coding sequence ATGAATTCAACGAAGAGTGCCACATTAAGCCACCCCGATTCGCTGTTCAACAACTACGGGACACGCAATCTCAGCATGGTGCGAGGCGAGGGTGTGTTTCTGTATGACGATACTGGGGCGCGCTACCTCGACTTCACGGCTGGAATCGCAGTCTGTAACTTGGGCCATGCACACATAGGGCTGGCACAGGTCATCGCCCAGCAGGTGCAAACCCTCATGCATACGTCCAATCTGTTCTTAATCCCAGGGCAGGTGGCGTTGGCGGACAAGTTAGCGGGTATCGCGGGCCTCGCAGAAGATGCGAAAGTGCTGTTTGTGAACAGTGGGACAGAAGCAAATGAAGCCGCACTCAAACTCGCCCGCAAGTACCATGCGGCGGTTGCACAGACGAACCGTACAAAAGTTCTGTCTCTCCCCGGCGCCTTTCACGGTCGGACGATGGGGGCCCTGTCACTTACGCCAAAAGCTGCATACCATAATGGATTCACACCGCTGGTACCGGATTGTCTGACTCCAAACTCGCTGGACGAAGTGCTCGCCTCCATCGACACGGATGTCGCAGCGTGCATTGTGGAAGTGGTGCAGGGCGAGAAGGGTGTGTATCCACTTGAGGCGCAATACCTTCAGGAACTGTCCAAGCGCTTGCGCGAGGTCGGTGCGCTCTTGATCGTGGACGAAGTTCAAACGGGTGTCGGTCGCACAGGCACCTTCTTCGCATACGAACAAGTCGGCATCCAACCAGATATCGTGACGCTTGCGAAGGGGCTTGGCAATGGTTTTCCGGTCGGGGCCGTCATCGCCCGCGAATCGGTCGCTGCAGCATTTACGCCTGGCGCTCACGGGACGACCTTCGGTGGAAGCCCACTGGCGATGGCAGTCGGCAATTACGTGTTCGACACCGTGACGGAAACGGGGTTCCTCGAGGGTGTCAATCGGGTGGGGAAGGCCTTGGAGCAGGTGTTGTCAGGACACTTCGAGCATGTTTCTGGGCGCGGTTTGATGTGGGGGTTCGACGTCGCGGACGCGGCGTCTTTCACAAGCCGAGCTGCGGATTGTGGTCTGCTTGTGACAAAGTGCAGCGATACGCGCATCCGCGTGGTTCCTCCGCTGATTCTGGAGGAGTCACACGTGCAGATGTTCGAAAAGATCGTGCAAGAGATCATTTGA
- a CDS encoding acetylglutamate kinase produces the protein MRIVMKIGGALDGRGNEALRAALKQAREDSHEVVLVHGGGPEITRQLTQEGIDLPFVDGLRVTTEEAMPVVLRALQQCNAQLHQQLDPAGDFIAPLTDGTTVRARFCGRDRVGEVTDVVAQPLLEQLRQHRVPLLPPYGVDALGQFYNLNADTTAAHVAKAVNADKLLFCTNVAGVFADFSLGVQLYDVTRDDLLRHLAESAFSAGMIPKVNAMLFAAAQGVNEVWVVDGGEPESLSFALSQQAAPFDPARTSHGTRLTTRARVAGAWWAGK, from the coding sequence ATGCGCATTGTCATGAAGATCGGCGGCGCGCTCGACGGGCGTGGAAATGAGGCTCTGCGAGCCGCACTCAAACAGGCGAGAGAAGATTCGCACGAAGTGGTACTCGTGCACGGCGGAGGACCTGAGATCACGAGGCAGTTGACCCAGGAGGGCATCGACCTGCCATTTGTCGACGGGTTGCGCGTGACGACGGAAGAGGCGATGCCAGTCGTGCTGCGAGCCCTACAACAGTGCAACGCGCAACTCCACCAGCAATTGGACCCAGCGGGTGATTTCATCGCCCCGCTCACGGACGGCACGACCGTTCGAGCGCGGTTTTGCGGGCGGGATCGCGTTGGTGAAGTGACCGATGTCGTCGCGCAACCGCTGCTCGAACAACTGCGACAACACCGCGTGCCCTTGCTGCCTCCCTATGGCGTGGACGCCCTGGGGCAGTTTTACAACCTCAACGCCGACACCACCGCGGCGCACGTCGCAAAAGCGGTCAATGCCGACAAGCTGTTATTTTGCACCAACGTAGCAGGCGTGTTTGCTGATTTTTCACTGGGTGTCCAGTTGTACGATGTCACGCGCGACGATCTTCTGCGCCACCTGGCTGAATCTGCGTTTTCTGCCGGGATGATTCCTAAAGTGAACGCCATGCTGTTCGCGGCCGCTCAGGGCGTGAATGAGGTGTGGGTGGTCGATGGAGGAGAGCCGGAAAGTCTGTCGTTCGCGCTGTCGCAGCAAGCAGCACCATTCGATCCCGCCCGCACATCGCACGGCACTCGCCTGACCACTCGAGCGCGCGTCGCGGGCGCCTGGTGGGCTGGGAAGTAA
- the argC gene encoding N-acetyl-gamma-glutamyl-phosphate reductase, which translates to MDHNPRVGVIGATGYAGMELVRMLLHHPKLELTYLAGSRERDEDFSELFVHLAHAPGVPVEAFDADSCADRCDLVFVALPSGESGRIAGQLFERGIRVVDLSGDLRLPADAYEAWYGKVPVAAALQSAAVYGLTEFNGAQVAASRLVANPGCYATAALLATKPLESADFVDQSSPLVIDAKSGVTGAGRSVKAHLHFAELDDDFYAYRVGSHQHIPEIEQALGHRFAVVLTTQLLPMSRGIFASVYARLNSVPAFDDIYQRYLDTYRDAPFVHVLKPGQLPHLKAVRGSNYAHIGLSLNESSRMLQVFCAIDNLQKGAAGQALQNANRMFGFSDAEGLSATSMWV; encoded by the coding sequence ATGGACCATAACCCGCGCGTAGGTGTCATCGGGGCGACCGGGTATGCAGGCATGGAACTGGTCAGGATGTTGTTGCATCACCCAAAGTTGGAATTGACCTACCTGGCCGGGTCGCGCGAGCGGGACGAGGATTTCTCGGAGCTGTTTGTCCATCTCGCGCACGCACCAGGTGTGCCCGTCGAAGCGTTTGACGCAGATAGCTGCGCCGACCGGTGCGACTTGGTGTTTGTGGCGCTTCCATCTGGCGAATCTGGCCGCATCGCGGGGCAATTGTTCGAGCGCGGGATACGCGTGGTCGATCTCTCCGGAGACTTACGCCTCCCTGCAGATGCCTACGAAGCGTGGTACGGCAAGGTACCGGTCGCCGCGGCGCTCCAGTCGGCGGCCGTTTATGGACTGACGGAATTCAACGGGGCACAGGTCGCGGCGTCCCGCTTGGTGGCGAACCCTGGTTGTTATGCGACTGCCGCGCTCCTCGCAACCAAACCGCTTGAATCCGCGGATTTCGTGGATCAGTCTTCGCCGCTCGTCATCGACGCGAAGTCCGGCGTGACGGGTGCGGGCAGGAGTGTCAAAGCGCACCTACACTTTGCGGAACTCGACGACGATTTTTACGCGTATCGAGTCGGTTCGCATCAGCACATTCCGGAAATTGAGCAGGCTTTGGGACATCGCTTTGCGGTCGTTTTGACAACGCAACTCCTCCCGATGAGCAGGGGGATTTTTGCCAGTGTGTACGCGCGTTTGAATTCGGTCCCGGCCTTTGACGATATCTATCAACGCTACCTCGATACGTATCGCGACGCGCCGTTTGTTCACGTATTGAAGCCAGGGCAACTGCCACATTTGAAGGCTGTGCGGGGATCGAACTACGCGCATATCGGGCTTTCGTTGAACGAATCGTCGCGGATGCTGCAGGTGTTCTGCGCGATCGACAACCTGCAGAAGGGCGCTGCGGGGCAAGCGCTGCAAAACGCGAATCGGATGTTTGGCTTCTCAGACGCTGAAGGCCTTTCTGCAACGTCGATGTGGGTGTAG
- a CDS encoding CoA-binding protein — MFENPSDEVIEKILSSAKTIAVVGLSDQPNRPSYGVAHYLQQQGYKIIPVNPNAEEVLGVPAVPSLSALDEVVDIIDVFRNSAALEGVVRESLGLSAPTIWAQLGVHDETAAQLALAHGKTIIMDKCLKVEHARLVRR, encoded by the coding sequence ATGTTTGAGAATCCATCTGACGAAGTGATTGAAAAGATCCTGTCGAGTGCCAAAACCATCGCCGTCGTGGGACTGTCCGACCAGCCCAATCGACCGAGCTATGGGGTCGCGCACTACCTTCAACAGCAGGGTTATAAGATCATCCCTGTGAATCCAAACGCAGAGGAAGTACTAGGTGTCCCCGCTGTTCCCTCCTTATCTGCGTTGGACGAGGTCGTCGACATTATCGACGTCTTCCGCAACTCCGCCGCGCTCGAAGGCGTCGTGCGAGAATCACTCGGGTTGTCGGCCCCAACCATTTGGGCACAGCTGGGCGTTCATGACGAGACGGCTGCACAGCTCGCGCTCGCGCACGGCAAGACCATCATCATGGACAAGTGCCTCAAGGTCGAGCACGCGAGACTGGTGCGGCGCTGA
- a CDS encoding ParM/StbA family protein, translated as MVQLVAVDTGRSGTKVVTDGVRDFFPSVLGEFRELRLERKMNRTDMIVEYKDQRYYVGEVARDESVSGAQLMVKTKAHQDTKIFALSALHRVVPNGAHLFVVTGEPIDNHTAGEKLRMKQLLLGSHDITVNGEEKHFDIVRVEVAAEGATAGWALHRSGRYHIVDAGSRTVNFATMDGGRWIDRLSGSMDFGLETVQNISLSMFARMTIAELSKRVGSLAPIVLVGGKADALVEYLEQYTSDVEAHPDPLYANANAFYALGVKALETATAQ; from the coding sequence ATGGTTCAATTAGTCGCGGTTGATACGGGTAGAAGCGGCACAAAGGTCGTAACCGATGGAGTGAGGGACTTCTTCCCATCGGTGCTTGGTGAATTTCGTGAGCTCCGACTTGAACGGAAAATGAACCGGACGGACATGATCGTTGAGTACAAAGATCAGCGGTATTACGTAGGTGAAGTTGCGCGTGATGAGTCTGTGTCCGGAGCGCAACTGATGGTTAAGACGAAAGCGCACCAAGATACGAAGATATTTGCTCTGTCTGCACTTCACCGTGTCGTGCCGAACGGGGCGCATCTATTCGTTGTCACCGGCGAACCTATTGATAATCACACTGCTGGGGAAAAACTGCGCATGAAACAGTTGCTTCTCGGTAGTCACGACATCACGGTAAATGGGGAAGAGAAACATTTTGACATCGTGCGAGTGGAGGTAGCTGCAGAAGGTGCAACAGCGGGATGGGCACTCCATCGTTCAGGGCGTTATCACATAGTCGACGCCGGGAGTCGGACAGTCAACTTTGCAACAATGGATGGCGGTAGATGGATCGACCGGCTAAGTGGTTCCATGGATTTTGGCCTCGAAACTGTTCAAAACATAAGCCTCTCTATGTTCGCTCGTATGACTATCGCAGAGCTGTCGAAGCGAGTAGGATCACTCGCACCAATCGTTCTCGTAGGAGGTAAAGCAGACGCACTGGTTGAGTACTTGGAGCAATACACAAGCGACGTTGAAGCGCATCCGGATCCGCTCTATGCAAACGCGAACGCTTTCTACGCACTGGGGGTGAAAGCACTTGAAACCGCAACAGCGCAGTAG
- a CDS encoding helix-turn-helix domain-containing protein — protein MMFGLGKSRSKFGRWIDERGITQQEISDASGVNRNTISQLANDKTAAPSWKTKRSLIRTLRKYDSEINAEDFWG, from the coding sequence ATGATGTTTGGTTTAGGAAAAAGCCGGTCAAAGTTCGGACGATGGATTGATGAGAGAGGTATCACGCAACAAGAGATTTCAGATGCGAGTGGGGTTAATAGAAACACAATAAGCCAACTGGCAAACGACAAAACAGCGGCGCCGAGTTGGAAAACTAAAAGGTCGCTGATACGTACTCTCCGAAAATACGACTCTGAAATCAACGCGGAAGATTTTTGGGGATAA